TATTGATTTTTGTCTGTCTCCATATCCCTAAAACCTGTGTTAATACAGCTTGTATTGACACATTATTTACAGATCTTTCAGGTTTGAGTTGGTTTAGAGCTGATTATGAAACCTGATTACTATGAGATCTGCCAGTGACCCagaatgtgttattttttatcttCAATTACCGCAGCAAAAGTCTGCGACTGTTGTTTTTGCTAGTTTGCTCATAAACACATAAGGTATCAACAAAATAAAGTCTCTTTTTTTCTAAATACACTTCCTTATCCAAATACTTACTCAAACGATCACCGAGTCACGCCACTAGCTGTAAATAATAGTCATTGTTTTGGAACGGACGGCTTATTTCATCGTCTCCGACAGACGGCTCATAGTCAGTACTGACCACCACGAAATCTAAAGGGGACTTGGCAAAACAGGAAATGGTTGTTCTTCCTGGTTTCCTGCCTGGACTCCAGATATTTTGACTTGCCAACCCCTATAGTATGATTAAATGGAGCACTTCATTTCCTGCGATTCAGGGTCGGAGGATTCGTTCTGTGCCTATAATGCAGAGTTGATGCCTTTAAGGACCAGTATTACAGAAACGTACTAGCTCGGAGTCCTGTCTTATCTGTTTAGTAACCATGGTGATTTTAATCCGGATCCCTTTTAGGACACTATACCTGTCAGATCTTAACTTGGGAAGTTTCTATAGTATGGCCCTAGGAGTATACATGGTTTACCGTGGTATTTGCTTTCTCAATGCTGCTCAGAGTTTGGCATTTTTTCAATAAGCTGCTTTGAGCAAAACATAAATGCTTCCCAGCGGAGACCAAGCATAAATCTTTCCGCCCTCTGGGAACATTCTCGTCTCCTTTTACCCTAGTGataggcacttattttgaaatcaCTGCATTTTGAATTCAGGCTCTGTTGACTAAATCTTTCATCATGGTGCATGTAATTTCATTGCACAGTGAATGTATACATATATCATGAAATTTACATAAAACATGgcctttaaattaaataatggtGGTAATTCTTATTTTGGCTCAACTAAATCTTATGGATTAAAgtcggggtgcatgatttttagggctgcaacaacgaatcgataaaaatcgattactaaaagtgttggcaacgaatttcataatcgattcgttgtgtcgcgtgacgcagagacgtttaataaaaaaaaaaggaaaaacttcaGTTAAGCGCGGAGCGGAGTGAACACACTCGCACTGCGTTCCAAACCGCCtaattccatactatatagtaggcaaagagtacgagaagtagtgcttttcacctactatatagtatggaagtatgcagTTTGGGAAGGAGCGTCGGTCTCTCTTGCGTActgttgcttgcagagttcgGCACCTCATAGACAGGGCGGAGAAGTGAAATGACAGGGCGGCggagaaaagataaaaaaacagcaaaggtAGAGGAAAACCACATGTCAGTGTTTTACTCCTCCCAAACGTAAGCGGGTCACCTGGAACTTATAGCCGGCAAAGAGGTAATcaaacaaagacgacacgcTTATGCTTTATGGAGCGATGACAGCGAGTAAAAAACGTTTCTAGAACGAAAACAAACTCCAATGACAAACtccaatgatattaaacaaagaaataaaacgttgagagagagttgtatgaacgcttttccccgtcatggacctgtatgttaaatcatcgcgcgtcactctcctgctgttctgtactgcgcgctccagctcatgccgagcaaggagacgcgcgtgcccggcccaacatacagtacaacatacagtaagtgccgcctttggttgcataaacatcgtcttacatttttttaggcgaagtaatgaatggtgtatttgcattttgcgcgGGAGTAGAAGATGCATTTTCCGTTTTcacaagacgcatttatgtggccaaatgtaaatggaacagttttaacaaatgagatagctatccgatcagagaaaacacagaaagccaaatataaggtacaaagctgtcactggggcagtaccctttataaaaggtcctaatatgtaccatttaggtacaaatatgtatctttgaactgccaatatgtacttttgaagtactaatatgcactttttgggtacaaaggtgtacctttttgaaagggtattgtccagtgacaacttttgtacttttatttctgagagtgtactcctatactatctttttgatcccatcaagagaggcttcttgatgggaaatgcatcataaaaagtctatatatttggcagatgtaaagcatacatgtgtattttttgtgttagtccatttttattttattttattattattgtaacagctcaggtgtgttcaaggagcaacatgtttgtgcaatttctaaagattttagttctgttctgaataaggggttggaaatgaatgcttttcttgttttttgttttttatccgattcatcgattaatcgaacaaataatcgacagattaatcgattattaaaataatcgttagttgcagccctaatgatttttgaaaaaaactttagaaaagGAAGTCGGAtcaactaccaaaacacacttgtagccaattagcagtaaggggcgtgtctatgtctactaaccaacatcgttacCTGggtttgcgtatgtgtggggcggggaTATGGACGGGGTCACGCCGTCATGACGTTCCGGTTTTCTACCATCTCCACGTGATACAAATTCACAGATCAGATTTGAACTTAGTCAGCAAAATGGGAAATATCTTCGCACAAGCTTGCGTTTTCGATCTGACGCATTGAGGTGATTCTCATGAAacccagatttagaaggtgtccagcatcagattttttaaaaagcccttggagccaatttttttgcacatataagattaaggtctgaacttactttaaccattatttttagaggattaaaaaatatttcctatagaattatttacattttttagattatcattatcaaaaatttcattaccgcaacatgatattacattaaatatacgcatttacaaactcatgtttcggtaatgagaactaaaaagtttcaatttcaaatttcaaaatttcaacttctatctggagagaaaaaataagaactgcttacctggtagccatcttgagtgtcacagtcaattatgtcccttccaacatttttttttaaaatgttagttcctagaggacttaaacaatgattgaaaattgttgtggaggatgagaaaattggtcttggacacatttatattccttattattacTATACTACATTTtccaatgatcaccaaacaccacatgtttctttactgtaaatgtttatagtataacatgcactgatttttttaaattataaatatttccatgtcaaataaCCCAAAttcagtcatggacacgttgcggtaatgaaaaatttCCCTTTAAATATGGAATATTTAACAataaaattggtttgtatgatgtcatttgtaATCATGTGCTAAAtaatacatgaagagatgtttgtaactgtatgcttcttattttgatactcttactttgcatttactttttatcaaaatgttttatgacaCCTCCTAAGTGTAGTTTTGCGAGAATCACCGATTCACGTATGAATGGAAGGCAAAAGAACAAAAAGTGAAGTGTGACCGCCCCTTTACTTGTTTTTAACCTTTATGCACACAAACCAATAGATGAAATTTTTTACtacaaatgtaaataaacaaacagctttataCGTTATGTAAGAGTTTAGTTAAAATGGCAAAactaataaaactaaaaacgaAAACATTGACATTACAGACCTACAGATCTCGATTTTGATCAAATAAGCTTCAGAGATGTATGCACTATTACActctttaaatgtatttttacattaCTCGCATATTTTTACCATGTGCAAATAACGCAAAACAGTCCTGACTACTAATAGCAATGTAAATGTAGCTATAGTAATATAATATAGTAAATACATCACTTTTCATATCATACTTTTATactatattttattcttgcacACGGTGGTCTTCTCTCTTATATTTGTCTTTGTGGCAGCACTAAATAAAAAGCGGTATAATAATTGGGATCAGAGTCGGCTGTTGTATGAAACCGGTTTGCATTGCTGAACTTCAGTTCACAGAAAACCAGAAAGGATGCAGTTTAATTCCCTCTAATCACCCAATTAGCTCATTTAATTCGGTAGACGTGTGACTCAATAAACCAGACTTTTATGGGAGACACATGCTGTACAGCTTATTTTCCTTTATGGTAGGAATGCACAATATGTTGGTGTACGTTTGCACGACAGTGATGTAATAAGAAGTTTGTGTACAGATGTAAATAGTTGTATTATGCATGCAAGGCCATGTCTAAACACGTAGATGAtgataatattgtttttaaaaatgtctcCCCTTTCcaaaagttaatttttttttaataatcatgGTTGAAAACTGTGTCATCGTGTAAGTTCCCCCCTTACTCGGCTGAGTGATATCAGAATTGGTTCCCCTAAAAAGTCCCATTTTCAAGTACATGAATCTCAGCAACCTTTTTTTATTGACTAGCTTAGCTAGCTATCATTTGAAGTTGACTCATTTGAATCTTGATTCATTCTTTGCCATGTTGATCAATAGGTGGAGCTGGCATTGTGGGATACAGCGGGACAGGAAGACTATGACCGCCTGAGACCTCTGTCCTACCCAGACACGGACGTCATCCTCATGTGCTTCTCTATAGACAGCCCTGACAGTTTAGGTAATTATAATTTCCAGTACAACAAAACCGTTGGCCTACTTTTGTCCTGTTCCTTTAATTTTGGGATACTTGAGAGATGAAGTTTTCCCCAGTGGAAAAAGCTTGAGTCATCCCTGTTTGTGGGAAGTTCCTGTGTTTTGTCTTTGAGCTGAGGAGCATCGAGATAACTCTTGTGTCCATGACATCACCGCTGTTTATCTCTACCAGATTCCATAGAGAACATCCTGGTCCTTCCTGTCTTATTAAAACCAGTGTCGGGAAGCTTAAACACGTCACGGTCTTCCTAGCACAAAGATAAACGTTTATCTGAAGTTCTTCTTTAAAATTAAGGCTGTGATTCAGCAGATATACACTACCAAGTTTTCAAAAGCTTGACTGAAATGTTTCgcatgaaaaatattttaatctgaaggcgtatgtttaagtattttaaattacttttgtagacaaagatataacatgaatttctttcataagaaactaaagttttatttaaaaaaaaaaatttaatgggccaaataatgaaaaaaatcagCCAATAAGAAGCCCAGAATAGATTGATGATGAGAATGAAAGTGTAGAAAATTTAAGGCAAAGGGCGACTACACTGAAAGTGATTAAATATAGcagaattttgattttgaaaattacatttgtgttattttatagttttgataagtttactattattctataatgtgaaaaaatatatataaataacgaATGAGAAACGTTTGACCAGTAATGCATCTAAACCAgggtgcccaaactttttcCTATCCGAAATCAAAGCTAAATGAGGGCCATTGGCCGAAATGTTGCcgtgttttattaaaattaaagttgccctcATTCTCCTTATTaataattttctaatatttaCAAAATAAGTAAATATTACTCTTATGCATAAGTGATGCAGTTTAATTTTCAAAGGTACCTGTTGTAAATAAAGAAATCATTTTgccaatcatttaaaaaaaaaaatttatctcTGTGCCACTACCTCTCCATTATTAGCCTATAGTACCCGAGTGCGTTGAGTTTGTGATGGACCTTCAATTGtgcatgtaaaaatgtattcacTTTAATTCCAtgcatttaatttcaattgacatttttgtaatgtaccaATAAAACcgaaaatgttacattttagaaaaatatttattagaAATATGAACAATGACGTTTATCCTTTTTTCTTGTCTCACGTGGCATGACGGGCCAAATTAAAGGTCATTGCGGGCCAACTTTGGCCTGCGGGGCCTAGTTTGGGCACCTCTGATCTAAGCACAGTTATATATCTACTTTAATAACATTGACTCGTATTCATAGCAGGATTCGGACAAAGTATTTGTGTAGTCTAAAGACAAATGCTTAGTTATGTTTCATATGAATTGCTCTTGTATAATGGGATTTGAGTTGTTGGGACAAATCCCTTATATTAACAATAAAAGCTTTGTTTTGTAATAAGACCCTTTGGTTCAAAatcatattacaaaacaaagctttttttgcTAAGAGAACAGGTCATAAATaagcattatttatttaatcatcatttaaattttataaagattgttttatttatgtgcatCTATAAAGTAAATAGATTTGGGAAGTCgttaattttgtttaattatgttCATTTGTGGTTGCGTCTTTTAGCACATTTATATACAAGGACCACAATGCACACCCTCTTTAAACCCCACCCTTCCTAAAAATGTCAAGCAACTCAAATGTGCAAATTGTTTGTCGGACAGAGAGTTTTTAATTTGACATCTACAGCActcttttgattttaaaaaacatttaatttgttaaagtAAAGTGATATAAACGTATCTATCTCGTGTGCTTCCATAGAGAACATCCCAGAAAAGTGGACGCCCGAGGTGAAGCACTTCTGCCCGAACGTTCCCATAATCCTCGTGGGGAATAAGAAGGATCTCCGGAACGACGAACACACACGGAGAGAGCTGAGCAAGATGAAGCAGGTGTGTTTCCGGGACCGGCACCTCCTCTGTAGGGAGTTCCATTAAAAAGCACTTAGCAGCTAGCATTACTGTCATTTTAGAAGGCCTGATCATTACCGTTTGTCAAACGAATTGTAGCGGAGCGATTGGTTCGACCGATGAGTGATGGGATCTCCACCTCGCCCCTTAAATGATGTCAGCTGCTGCGGTGTTCGGTTATTGCATCTGGGCAGATGGCCTCGGTTAAATAAGACCATTAAGCGAGCAGCACTGACATGATGTGTCATGATTAGTCATGCGGAGAAACTTCGCCCACTGAAATCAATCGTACCCAAAGTTCTTCACACCCGTtgtgtataaattaaattagcGGATCATTTTTTAATAATGCTTTTAGCTGTTGACGAACTACTGCGATCGGAGCTTTAAcaatttactttatttaaagtcAGCATGAAAtgaaaattgcttttttttatcattaacaCGTTAcatgtagattttatttgttaacattgtTTATTTGCTTAAGTACTtatgatttaatttaatattaaagggacactccactttaaaaaaaaaatatgctcattttccagcttccctagagttaaacgttttatttttactgttttggaattcattcagctgatctccgggtctggcggtaccacttttagcatagcttagcacaatccattgaatctgattagaccattagcattgtgctcaaaaatgaccaaatagatttgatatttttttactatttaaaacttgactcttctgcagttacattgtgtacttaggctgacaaaaaattaaaagttgtgatttattaggcagatatggctaggaactatactctcattctggcgtaataataaaggactttgctgccttaacatggctgcagcaggcgcaatgatattacgcagcaaccgaaaatagtcccctgctactgaaagtaaccaaggggactattttcgggcagtgcgtaatatcactacgcagccatgttacagcagcaaagtccttgattattacgccagaatgagagtatagttcctagccatatctgcctagaaaatcgcaacttttcattttccgTCAGTTTTAGTACACattgtaactacagaagagtcaagttttaaatagaaaaaatatccaaactctttggttatttttttgcgcaatgctaatggtttaatcagattcaatggattatgctaagctatgctaaaagtggtaccgccagacccggatatcagctgaatggattccaaaactgtaaaaatcaaatgtttaactctaggggagtgTCCCTTTAGTAGAAGTATTGTTagcattgttagttcatgttagctaatgcattaaccaATACATACCAATACAACCTCATTGGTTATAATGTTTCTCttgttaaatatttataaatgtcgTAATTAAAAGCAAAGCTAAATTTGGTTCTGAAACCTGTCAAACGTGACAAATCAGTtccaacctttttttttttttttttaggagcCTGTTAAACCGGAAGAAGGCAGAGACATGGCGAATCGCATCAGCGCCTTCGGCTATCTGGAGTGCTCGGCCAAAACTAAAGACGGCGTGAGGGAGGTATTCGAAATGGCCACCAGGGCGGCGCTGCAAGTCCGCAAGAGGAAGAAGAGGAGCGGATGCCTGCTGTTGTGAGAGAATCTTCCGGTCGTCTCAAGAATGATCCGGAATGTTCTGTTCCAACCCCCAGCTCACCAGGATATACCAAACTCAAGAAATATTTTCGACCAAACGGCATAGATacactgtactgtatgtcacatttcatgcaaaactaACAGTCAAATATGCATTAAAAGAGGGCTGGGTGGAAAGTTAAGTTAGATTTATGTTACATGCCTTGATTTAGTTTTCCTCAATGGCACAATGTTTCTCAGTCAACGTACAAAAAGGTTCCTTCTCATCTTTAGCTCATCCTATAAGATTGGGATCAATAGTAACTGTATTGTATTTTTGCACATTTATCAATGAAACATCATAACAGCAACAAATCTGAGACTTTTCTTTTCCTGAAACTTCCTAAACTTTTACAGATAATTGCAATCTAACGTAAATGAATATTATGTTTGTGAATATTCCCTGCAGAATTTGAATGCACTTCGCAAAAAATAGTTTGAACTTCTCATGGACTTTACTCGCTTTTCTAGACGTAAAAACGAccaatgaaatatatttaaaaatgcaaaGGCTCTAGTAATATTAACTATATTTATATCTTCACTACCCTTAAAGTCTTAAATTCAaggaaatgtaatataaagttaAAAGCCATTACAGGATCGAACCCCTTTTGTATAACTCTGTTTGTCCTCCGCATGCATAAACATGCGTACCGAACTGGTTAAACCTGTCCTGATTCATCCTCAGAGACACGGCTGCCGTCGCCCAATACATCTACATTGTCCTGACACTaaactattaaaaataaatatattaatgcAAACACTAAATGTTTAGTCGAACTTTTACAGTACTCagaaatgtcaaataaatgtgGTGATATATGCATTTAGGGAGGTTTGTTCGGCAAATATGGAGAGGTTTCGAGTGCCTTCTGAGTTCAAACAGAAAGCGTGTGCCTTTGGTTATTAGACTTTTAACGCGTACCGGTTAAAAAGCAAGTATTGAGTGCTTTGTTTTGATTTGGGTC
This Paramisgurnus dabryanus chromosome 7, PD_genome_1.1, whole genome shotgun sequence DNA region includes the following protein-coding sequences:
- the rhoca gene encoding ras homolog family member Ca, giving the protein MAAIRKKLVIVGDGACGKTCLLIVFSKDQFPEVYVPTVFENYIADIEVDSKQVELALWDTAGQEDYDRLRPLSYPDTDVILMCFSIDSPDSLENIPEKWTPEVKHFCPNVPIILVGNKKDLRNDEHTRRELSKMKQEPVKPEEGRDMANRISAFGYLECSAKTKDGVREVFEMATRAALQVRKRKKRSGCLLL